One Salvelinus fontinalis isolate EN_2023a chromosome 27, ASM2944872v1, whole genome shotgun sequence genomic region harbors:
- the hddc2 gene encoding HD domain-containing protein 2: MAASINSDSMKNMLQFMKLIGQLKRVPRTGWVYRNVKQPESVSDHMYRMSMMALTIADHNVNKERCMKLALVHDMAECIVGDIAPADNVSKAEKHKREEEAMRHLTGLLQEGLRKEIYELWEEYESQTSAEAKLVKEFDLLEMILQAHEYEELEGKPGRLQEFFDSTQGRFHHPEVIQFVKSLNEERAGHLAAGGDGSSGSSESKKPRTDSS, from the exons ATGGCCGCCTCCATAAACTCCGACAGCATGAAAAATATGTTGCAATTTATGAAACTTATTGGGCAACTGAAA CGCGTGCCACGGACGGGCTGGGTGTACAGGAACGTGAAACAGCCGGAGAGTGTGTCTGACCACATGTACAGAATGTCCATGATGGCTCTGACGATAGCAGATCACAACGTCAATAAAGAAAG GTGCATGAAGTTGGCCTTGGTTCATGACATGGCAGAATGCATTGTGGGTGATATTGCACCTGCAGACAACGTTAGTAAAGCAGAGAAACACAAAAGGGAAGAG GAAGCAATGAGGCACCTCACTGGTCTTCTCCAGGAGGGCTTGAGGAAAGAGATCTATGAACTCTGGGAG GAGTACGAGAGCCAGACGAGCGCTGAGGCTAAGCTGGTGAAAGAGTTTGACCTGCTAGAGATGATTCTGCAGGCCCATGAGTACGAGGAGCTGGAGGGGAAACCAGGCAGGCTACAGGAGTTCTTTGATTCCACACAAG GCCGATTCCACCACCCAGAGGTAATCCAGTTTGTAAAGAGTCTAAATGAAGAGAGAGCTGGTCACTTGGCAGCTGGAGGTGATGGGTCGTCTGGGAGCTCAGAGTCCAAGAAACCAAGAACAGACTCCTCCTGA
- the LOC129825056 gene encoding tumor protein D53 homolog isoform X4, which produces METRQQELYSSVLSDSSVLSDGAGEWERGQGHLRTGLLDPEPLTEVDEEMVSEVDLYNTVTDEEREEILSELTKLEEEISTLRQVLASKEKHHSDLKAKLGITPLSELKQNFNRSWYDMQTSTAYKKTSETLSTAGQKTSAAFTTLGTAISRKFGDMRSNSLGYSIRHSMSMPVMRNSPSFKSFEEKVESTVSNIKTKVGSQGGGGSFEEVLSSAAHASAQETPSNNLSESSDHERTC; this is translated from the exons ATGGAGACCAGACAACAGG AGTTGTACTCTAGTGTACTGAGCGACTCTAGTGTACTGAGCGATGGTGCAGGGGAATGGG AGAGAGGACAAGGACATCTCAGGACAGG TTTGCTGGACCCAGAGCCTCTAACAGAAGTAGATGAAGAAATGGTGTCAGAAGTGGACCTCTACAACACTGTGAccgatgaggagagggaggaaatatTGAGTGAACTCACTAAG TTAGAGGAAGAAATCTCCACCCTGAGGCAAGTGTTGGCCTCCAAAGAGAAACACCACTCAGACCTCAAAGCCAAACTGGGGATAACACCACTCAGTGAGCTCAAACAGAACTTCAACAGGAGCTGGTACGACATGCAGACTTCCACTGC GTACAAAAAGACGTCAGAGACGTTGAGCACGGCAGGGCAGAAGACATCAGCAGCTTTCACCACATTGGGAACAGCCATCAGCAGGAAGTTTGGGGATATGAG ATCAAATTCACTTGG CTACTCTATCCGCCACTCAATGAGCATGCCCGTTATGAG GAACTCGCCCAGTTTCAAGTCCTTTGAGGAGAAGGTTGAAAGCACCGTTTCCAACATAAAG ACCAAGGTAGGAAGCCAAGGAGGTGGAGGGAGTTTTGAGGAGGTGCTGTCTTCAGCCGCCCACGCCAGTGCCCAAGAAACACCCAGCAACAACCTGTCTGAGAGCAGTGATCATGAGCGGACCTGCTAG
- the LOC129825056 gene encoding tumor protein D53 homolog isoform X10 gives METRQQELYSSVLSDSSVLSDGAGEWERGQGHLRTGLLDPEPLTEVDEEMVSEVDLYNTVTDEEREEILSELTKLEEEISTLRQVLASKEKHHSDLKAKLGITPLSELKQNFNRSWYDMQTSTAYKKTSETLSTAGQKTSAAFTTLGTAISRKFGDMRNSPSFKSFEEKVESTVSNIKQTKVGSQGGGGSFEEVLSSAAHASAQETPSNNLSESSDHERTC, from the exons ATGGAGACCAGACAACAGG AGTTGTACTCTAGTGTACTGAGCGACTCTAGTGTACTGAGCGATGGTGCAGGGGAATGGG AGAGAGGACAAGGACATCTCAGGACAGG TTTGCTGGACCCAGAGCCTCTAACAGAAGTAGATGAAGAAATGGTGTCAGAAGTGGACCTCTACAACACTGTGAccgatgaggagagggaggaaatatTGAGTGAACTCACTAAG TTAGAGGAAGAAATCTCCACCCTGAGGCAAGTGTTGGCCTCCAAAGAGAAACACCACTCAGACCTCAAAGCCAAACTGGGGATAACACCACTCAGTGAGCTCAAACAGAACTTCAACAGGAGCTGGTACGACATGCAGACTTCCACTGC GTACAAAAAGACGTCAGAGACGTTGAGCACGGCAGGGCAGAAGACATCAGCAGCTTTCACCACATTGGGAACAGCCATCAGCAGGAAGTTTGGGGATATGAG GAACTCGCCCAGTTTCAAGTCCTTTGAGGAGAAGGTTGAAAGCACCGTTTCCAACATAAAG CAGACCAAGGTAGGAAGCCAAGGAGGTGGAGGGAGTTTTGAGGAGGTGCTGTCTTCAGCCGCCCACGCCAGTGCCCAAGAAACACCCAGCAACAACCTGTCTGAGAGCAGTGATCATGAGCGGACCTGCTAG
- the LOC129825056 gene encoding tumor protein D53 homolog isoform X7 has product METRQQELYSSVLSDSSVLSDGAGEWERGQGHLRTGLLDPEPLTEVDEEMVSEVDLYNTVTDEEREEILSELTKLEEEISTLRQVLASKEKHHSDLKAKLGITPLSELKQNFNRSWYDMQTSTAYKKTSETLSTAGQKTSAAFTTLGTAISRKFGDMRSNSLGNSPSFKSFEEKVESTVSNIKQTKVGSQGGGGSFEEVLSSAAHASAQETPSNNLSESSDHERTC; this is encoded by the exons ATGGAGACCAGACAACAGG AGTTGTACTCTAGTGTACTGAGCGACTCTAGTGTACTGAGCGATGGTGCAGGGGAATGGG AGAGAGGACAAGGACATCTCAGGACAGG TTTGCTGGACCCAGAGCCTCTAACAGAAGTAGATGAAGAAATGGTGTCAGAAGTGGACCTCTACAACACTGTGAccgatgaggagagggaggaaatatTGAGTGAACTCACTAAG TTAGAGGAAGAAATCTCCACCCTGAGGCAAGTGTTGGCCTCCAAAGAGAAACACCACTCAGACCTCAAAGCCAAACTGGGGATAACACCACTCAGTGAGCTCAAACAGAACTTCAACAGGAGCTGGTACGACATGCAGACTTCCACTGC GTACAAAAAGACGTCAGAGACGTTGAGCACGGCAGGGCAGAAGACATCAGCAGCTTTCACCACATTGGGAACAGCCATCAGCAGGAAGTTTGGGGATATGAG ATCAAATTCACTTGG GAACTCGCCCAGTTTCAAGTCCTTTGAGGAGAAGGTTGAAAGCACCGTTTCCAACATAAAG CAGACCAAGGTAGGAAGCCAAGGAGGTGGAGGGAGTTTTGAGGAGGTGCTGTCTTCAGCCGCCCACGCCAGTGCCCAAGAAACACCCAGCAACAACCTGTCTGAGAGCAGTGATCATGAGCGGACCTGCTAG
- the LOC129825056 gene encoding tumor protein D53 homolog isoform X1 produces METRQQELYSSVLSDSSVLSDGAGEWERGQGHLRTGLLDPEPLTEVDEEMVSEVDLYNTVTDEEREEILSELTKLEEEISTLRQVLASKEKHHSDLKAKLGITPLSELKQNFNRSWYDMQTSTAYKKTSETLSTAGQKTSAAFTTLGTAISRKFGDMRSNSLGQSDDGYSIRHSMSMPVMRNSPSFKSFEEKVESTVSNIKQTKVGSQGGGGSFEEVLSSAAHASAQETPSNNLSESSDHERTC; encoded by the exons ATGGAGACCAGACAACAGG AGTTGTACTCTAGTGTACTGAGCGACTCTAGTGTACTGAGCGATGGTGCAGGGGAATGGG AGAGAGGACAAGGACATCTCAGGACAGG TTTGCTGGACCCAGAGCCTCTAACAGAAGTAGATGAAGAAATGGTGTCAGAAGTGGACCTCTACAACACTGTGAccgatgaggagagggaggaaatatTGAGTGAACTCACTAAG TTAGAGGAAGAAATCTCCACCCTGAGGCAAGTGTTGGCCTCCAAAGAGAAACACCACTCAGACCTCAAAGCCAAACTGGGGATAACACCACTCAGTGAGCTCAAACAGAACTTCAACAGGAGCTGGTACGACATGCAGACTTCCACTGC GTACAAAAAGACGTCAGAGACGTTGAGCACGGCAGGGCAGAAGACATCAGCAGCTTTCACCACATTGGGAACAGCCATCAGCAGGAAGTTTGGGGATATGAG ATCAAATTCACTTGG gcaaTCAGATGATGG CTACTCTATCCGCCACTCAATGAGCATGCCCGTTATGAG GAACTCGCCCAGTTTCAAGTCCTTTGAGGAGAAGGTTGAAAGCACCGTTTCCAACATAAAG CAGACCAAGGTAGGAAGCCAAGGAGGTGGAGGGAGTTTTGAGGAGGTGCTGTCTTCAGCCGCCCACGCCAGTGCCCAAGAAACACCCAGCAACAACCTGTCTGAGAGCAGTGATCATGAGCGGACCTGCTAG
- the LOC129825056 gene encoding tumor protein D53 homolog isoform X12, translating into METRQQGLLDPEPLTEVDEEMVSEVDLYNTVTDEEREEILSELTKLEEEISTLRQVLASKEKHHSDLKAKLGITPLSELKQNFNRSWYDMQTSTAYKKTSETLSTAGQKTSAAFTTLGTAISRKFGDMRSNSLGQSDDGYSIRHSMSMPVMRNSPSFKSFEEKVESTVSNIKQTKVGSQGGGGSFEEVLSSAAHASAQETPSNNLSESSDHERTC; encoded by the exons ATGGAGACCAGACAACAGG GTTTGCTGGACCCAGAGCCTCTAACAGAAGTAGATGAAGAAATGGTGTCAGAAGTGGACCTCTACAACACTGTGAccgatgaggagagggaggaaatatTGAGTGAACTCACTAAG TTAGAGGAAGAAATCTCCACCCTGAGGCAAGTGTTGGCCTCCAAAGAGAAACACCACTCAGACCTCAAAGCCAAACTGGGGATAACACCACTCAGTGAGCTCAAACAGAACTTCAACAGGAGCTGGTACGACATGCAGACTTCCACTGC GTACAAAAAGACGTCAGAGACGTTGAGCACGGCAGGGCAGAAGACATCAGCAGCTTTCACCACATTGGGAACAGCCATCAGCAGGAAGTTTGGGGATATGAG ATCAAATTCACTTGG gcaaTCAGATGATGG CTACTCTATCCGCCACTCAATGAGCATGCCCGTTATGAG GAACTCGCCCAGTTTCAAGTCCTTTGAGGAGAAGGTTGAAAGCACCGTTTCCAACATAAAG CAGACCAAGGTAGGAAGCCAAGGAGGTGGAGGGAGTTTTGAGGAGGTGCTGTCTTCAGCCGCCCACGCCAGTGCCCAAGAAACACCCAGCAACAACCTGTCTGAGAGCAGTGATCATGAGCGGACCTGCTAG
- the LOC129825056 gene encoding tumor protein D53 homolog isoform X13, which produces METRQQGLLDPEPLTEVDEEMVSEVDLYNTVTDEEREEILSELTKLEEEISTLRQVLASKEKHHSDLKAKLGITPLSELKQNFNRSWYDMQTSTAYKKTSETLSTAGQKTSAAFTTLGTAISRKFGDMRSNSLGYSIRHSMSMPVMRNSPSFKSFEEKVESTVSNIKQTKVGSQGGGGSFEEVLSSAAHASAQETPSNNLSESSDHERTC; this is translated from the exons ATGGAGACCAGACAACAGG GTTTGCTGGACCCAGAGCCTCTAACAGAAGTAGATGAAGAAATGGTGTCAGAAGTGGACCTCTACAACACTGTGAccgatgaggagagggaggaaatatTGAGTGAACTCACTAAG TTAGAGGAAGAAATCTCCACCCTGAGGCAAGTGTTGGCCTCCAAAGAGAAACACCACTCAGACCTCAAAGCCAAACTGGGGATAACACCACTCAGTGAGCTCAAACAGAACTTCAACAGGAGCTGGTACGACATGCAGACTTCCACTGC GTACAAAAAGACGTCAGAGACGTTGAGCACGGCAGGGCAGAAGACATCAGCAGCTTTCACCACATTGGGAACAGCCATCAGCAGGAAGTTTGGGGATATGAG ATCAAATTCACTTGG CTACTCTATCCGCCACTCAATGAGCATGCCCGTTATGAG GAACTCGCCCAGTTTCAAGTCCTTTGAGGAGAAGGTTGAAAGCACCGTTTCCAACATAAAG CAGACCAAGGTAGGAAGCCAAGGAGGTGGAGGGAGTTTTGAGGAGGTGCTGTCTTCAGCCGCCCACGCCAGTGCCCAAGAAACACCCAGCAACAACCTGTCTGAGAGCAGTGATCATGAGCGGACCTGCTAG
- the LOC129825056 gene encoding tumor protein D53 homolog isoform X2, with protein METRQQELYSSVLSDSSVLSDGAGEWERGQGHLRTGLLDPEPLTEVDEEMVSEVDLYNTVTDEEREEILSELTKLEEEISTLRQVLASKEKHHSDLKAKLGITPLSELKQNFNRSWYDMQTSTAYKKTSETLSTAGQKTSAAFTTLGTAISRKFGDMRSNSLGQSDDGYSIRHSMSMPVMRNSPSFKSFEEKVESTVSNIKTKVGSQGGGGSFEEVLSSAAHASAQETPSNNLSESSDHERTC; from the exons ATGGAGACCAGACAACAGG AGTTGTACTCTAGTGTACTGAGCGACTCTAGTGTACTGAGCGATGGTGCAGGGGAATGGG AGAGAGGACAAGGACATCTCAGGACAGG TTTGCTGGACCCAGAGCCTCTAACAGAAGTAGATGAAGAAATGGTGTCAGAAGTGGACCTCTACAACACTGTGAccgatgaggagagggaggaaatatTGAGTGAACTCACTAAG TTAGAGGAAGAAATCTCCACCCTGAGGCAAGTGTTGGCCTCCAAAGAGAAACACCACTCAGACCTCAAAGCCAAACTGGGGATAACACCACTCAGTGAGCTCAAACAGAACTTCAACAGGAGCTGGTACGACATGCAGACTTCCACTGC GTACAAAAAGACGTCAGAGACGTTGAGCACGGCAGGGCAGAAGACATCAGCAGCTTTCACCACATTGGGAACAGCCATCAGCAGGAAGTTTGGGGATATGAG ATCAAATTCACTTGG gcaaTCAGATGATGG CTACTCTATCCGCCACTCAATGAGCATGCCCGTTATGAG GAACTCGCCCAGTTTCAAGTCCTTTGAGGAGAAGGTTGAAAGCACCGTTTCCAACATAAAG ACCAAGGTAGGAAGCCAAGGAGGTGGAGGGAGTTTTGAGGAGGTGCTGTCTTCAGCCGCCCACGCCAGTGCCCAAGAAACACCCAGCAACAACCTGTCTGAGAGCAGTGATCATGAGCGGACCTGCTAG
- the LOC129825056 gene encoding tumor protein D53 homolog isoform X9, whose amino-acid sequence METRQQERGQGHLRTGLLDPEPLTEVDEEMVSEVDLYNTVTDEEREEILSELTKLEEEISTLRQVLASKEKHHSDLKAKLGITPLSELKQNFNRSWYDMQTSTAYKKTSETLSTAGQKTSAAFTTLGTAISRKFGDMRSNSLGQSDDGYSIRHSMSMPVMRNSPSFKSFEEKVESTVSNIKQTKVGSQGGGGSFEEVLSSAAHASAQETPSNNLSESSDHERTC is encoded by the exons ATGGAGACCAGACAACAGG AGAGAGGACAAGGACATCTCAGGACAGG TTTGCTGGACCCAGAGCCTCTAACAGAAGTAGATGAAGAAATGGTGTCAGAAGTGGACCTCTACAACACTGTGAccgatgaggagagggaggaaatatTGAGTGAACTCACTAAG TTAGAGGAAGAAATCTCCACCCTGAGGCAAGTGTTGGCCTCCAAAGAGAAACACCACTCAGACCTCAAAGCCAAACTGGGGATAACACCACTCAGTGAGCTCAAACAGAACTTCAACAGGAGCTGGTACGACATGCAGACTTCCACTGC GTACAAAAAGACGTCAGAGACGTTGAGCACGGCAGGGCAGAAGACATCAGCAGCTTTCACCACATTGGGAACAGCCATCAGCAGGAAGTTTGGGGATATGAG ATCAAATTCACTTGG gcaaTCAGATGATGG CTACTCTATCCGCCACTCAATGAGCATGCCCGTTATGAG GAACTCGCCCAGTTTCAAGTCCTTTGAGGAGAAGGTTGAAAGCACCGTTTCCAACATAAAG CAGACCAAGGTAGGAAGCCAAGGAGGTGGAGGGAGTTTTGAGGAGGTGCTGTCTTCAGCCGCCCACGCCAGTGCCCAAGAAACACCCAGCAACAACCTGTCTGAGAGCAGTGATCATGAGCGGACCTGCTAG
- the LOC129825056 gene encoding tumor protein D53 homolog isoform X3, producing the protein METRQQELYSSVLSDSSVLSDGAGEWERGQGHLRTGLLDPEPLTEVDEEMVSEVDLYNTVTDEEREEILSELTKLEEEISTLRQVLASKEKHHSDLKAKLGITPLSELKQNFNRSWYDMQTSTAYKKTSETLSTAGQKTSAAFTTLGTAISRKFGDMRSNSLGYSIRHSMSMPVMRNSPSFKSFEEKVESTVSNIKQTKVGSQGGGGSFEEVLSSAAHASAQETPSNNLSESSDHERTC; encoded by the exons ATGGAGACCAGACAACAGG AGTTGTACTCTAGTGTACTGAGCGACTCTAGTGTACTGAGCGATGGTGCAGGGGAATGGG AGAGAGGACAAGGACATCTCAGGACAGG TTTGCTGGACCCAGAGCCTCTAACAGAAGTAGATGAAGAAATGGTGTCAGAAGTGGACCTCTACAACACTGTGAccgatgaggagagggaggaaatatTGAGTGAACTCACTAAG TTAGAGGAAGAAATCTCCACCCTGAGGCAAGTGTTGGCCTCCAAAGAGAAACACCACTCAGACCTCAAAGCCAAACTGGGGATAACACCACTCAGTGAGCTCAAACAGAACTTCAACAGGAGCTGGTACGACATGCAGACTTCCACTGC GTACAAAAAGACGTCAGAGACGTTGAGCACGGCAGGGCAGAAGACATCAGCAGCTTTCACCACATTGGGAACAGCCATCAGCAGGAAGTTTGGGGATATGAG ATCAAATTCACTTGG CTACTCTATCCGCCACTCAATGAGCATGCCCGTTATGAG GAACTCGCCCAGTTTCAAGTCCTTTGAGGAGAAGGTTGAAAGCACCGTTTCCAACATAAAG CAGACCAAGGTAGGAAGCCAAGGAGGTGGAGGGAGTTTTGAGGAGGTGCTGTCTTCAGCCGCCCACGCCAGTGCCCAAGAAACACCCAGCAACAACCTGTCTGAGAGCAGTGATCATGAGCGGACCTGCTAG
- the LOC129825056 gene encoding tumor protein D53 homolog isoform X14 produces the protein METRQQGLLDPEPLTEVDEEMVSEVDLYNTVTDEEREEILSELTKLEEEISTLRQVLASKEKHHSDLKAKLGITPLSELKQNFNRSWYDMQTSTAYKKTSETLSTAGQKTSAAFTTLGTAISRKFGDMRNSPSFKSFEEKVESTVSNIKTKVGSQGGGGSFEEVLSSAAHASAQETPSNNLSESSDHERTC, from the exons ATGGAGACCAGACAACAGG GTTTGCTGGACCCAGAGCCTCTAACAGAAGTAGATGAAGAAATGGTGTCAGAAGTGGACCTCTACAACACTGTGAccgatgaggagagggaggaaatatTGAGTGAACTCACTAAG TTAGAGGAAGAAATCTCCACCCTGAGGCAAGTGTTGGCCTCCAAAGAGAAACACCACTCAGACCTCAAAGCCAAACTGGGGATAACACCACTCAGTGAGCTCAAACAGAACTTCAACAGGAGCTGGTACGACATGCAGACTTCCACTGC GTACAAAAAGACGTCAGAGACGTTGAGCACGGCAGGGCAGAAGACATCAGCAGCTTTCACCACATTGGGAACAGCCATCAGCAGGAAGTTTGGGGATATGAG GAACTCGCCCAGTTTCAAGTCCTTTGAGGAGAAGGTTGAAAGCACCGTTTCCAACATAAAG ACCAAGGTAGGAAGCCAAGGAGGTGGAGGGAGTTTTGAGGAGGTGCTGTCTTCAGCCGCCCACGCCAGTGCCCAAGAAACACCCAGCAACAACCTGTCTGAGAGCAGTGATCATGAGCGGACCTGCTAG
- the LOC129825056 gene encoding tumor protein D53-like isoform X5 has protein sequence METRQQELYSSVLSDSSVLSDGAGEWERGQGHLRTGLLDPEPLTEVDEEMVSEVDLYNTVTDEEREEILSELTKLEEEISTLRQVLASKEKHHSDLKAKLGITPLSELKQNFNRSWYDMQTSTAYKKTSETLSTAGQKTSAAFTTLGTAISRKFGDMSYSIRHSMSMPVMRNSPSFKSFEEKVESTVSNIKQTKVGSQGGGGSFEEVLSSAAHASAQETPSNNLSESSDHERTC, from the exons ATGGAGACCAGACAACAGG AGTTGTACTCTAGTGTACTGAGCGACTCTAGTGTACTGAGCGATGGTGCAGGGGAATGGG AGAGAGGACAAGGACATCTCAGGACAGG TTTGCTGGACCCAGAGCCTCTAACAGAAGTAGATGAAGAAATGGTGTCAGAAGTGGACCTCTACAACACTGTGAccgatgaggagagggaggaaatatTGAGTGAACTCACTAAG TTAGAGGAAGAAATCTCCACCCTGAGGCAAGTGTTGGCCTCCAAAGAGAAACACCACTCAGACCTCAAAGCCAAACTGGGGATAACACCACTCAGTGAGCTCAAACAGAACTTCAACAGGAGCTGGTACGACATGCAGACTTCCACTGC GTACAAAAAGACGTCAGAGACGTTGAGCACGGCAGGGCAGAAGACATCAGCAGCTTTCACCACATTGGGAACAGCCATCAGCAGGAAGTTTGGGGATATGAG CTACTCTATCCGCCACTCAATGAGCATGCCCGTTATGAG GAACTCGCCCAGTTTCAAGTCCTTTGAGGAGAAGGTTGAAAGCACCGTTTCCAACATAAAG CAGACCAAGGTAGGAAGCCAAGGAGGTGGAGGGAGTTTTGAGGAGGTGCTGTCTTCAGCCGCCCACGCCAGTGCCCAAGAAACACCCAGCAACAACCTGTCTGAGAGCAGTGATCATGAGCGGACCTGCTAG
- the LOC129825056 gene encoding tumor protein D53 homolog isoform X8, with product METRQQELYSSVLSDSSVLSDGAGEWERGQGHLRTGLLDPEPLTEVDEEMVSEVDLYNTVTDEEREEILSELTKLEEEISTLRQVLASKEKHHSDLKAKLGITPLSELKQNFNRSWYDMQTSTAYKKTSETLSTAGQKTSAAFTTLGTAISRKFGDMRSNSLGNSPSFKSFEEKVESTVSNIKTKVGSQGGGGSFEEVLSSAAHASAQETPSNNLSESSDHERTC from the exons ATGGAGACCAGACAACAGG AGTTGTACTCTAGTGTACTGAGCGACTCTAGTGTACTGAGCGATGGTGCAGGGGAATGGG AGAGAGGACAAGGACATCTCAGGACAGG TTTGCTGGACCCAGAGCCTCTAACAGAAGTAGATGAAGAAATGGTGTCAGAAGTGGACCTCTACAACACTGTGAccgatgaggagagggaggaaatatTGAGTGAACTCACTAAG TTAGAGGAAGAAATCTCCACCCTGAGGCAAGTGTTGGCCTCCAAAGAGAAACACCACTCAGACCTCAAAGCCAAACTGGGGATAACACCACTCAGTGAGCTCAAACAGAACTTCAACAGGAGCTGGTACGACATGCAGACTTCCACTGC GTACAAAAAGACGTCAGAGACGTTGAGCACGGCAGGGCAGAAGACATCAGCAGCTTTCACCACATTGGGAACAGCCATCAGCAGGAAGTTTGGGGATATGAG ATCAAATTCACTTGG GAACTCGCCCAGTTTCAAGTCCTTTGAGGAGAAGGTTGAAAGCACCGTTTCCAACATAAAG ACCAAGGTAGGAAGCCAAGGAGGTGGAGGGAGTTTTGAGGAGGTGCTGTCTTCAGCCGCCCACGCCAGTGCCCAAGAAACACCCAGCAACAACCTGTCTGAGAGCAGTGATCATGAGCGGACCTGCTAG
- the LOC129825056 gene encoding tumor protein D53 homolog isoform X11 codes for METRQQELYSSVLSDSSVLSDGAGEWERGQGHLRTGLLDPEPLTEVDEEMVSEVDLYNTVTDEEREEILSELTKLEEEISTLRQVLASKEKHHSDLKAKLGITPLSELKQNFNRSWYDMQTSTAYKKTSETLSTAGQKTSAAFTTLGTAISRKFGDMRNSPSFKSFEEKVESTVSNIKTKVGSQGGGGSFEEVLSSAAHASAQETPSNNLSESSDHERTC; via the exons ATGGAGACCAGACAACAGG AGTTGTACTCTAGTGTACTGAGCGACTCTAGTGTACTGAGCGATGGTGCAGGGGAATGGG AGAGAGGACAAGGACATCTCAGGACAGG TTTGCTGGACCCAGAGCCTCTAACAGAAGTAGATGAAGAAATGGTGTCAGAAGTGGACCTCTACAACACTGTGAccgatgaggagagggaggaaatatTGAGTGAACTCACTAAG TTAGAGGAAGAAATCTCCACCCTGAGGCAAGTGTTGGCCTCCAAAGAGAAACACCACTCAGACCTCAAAGCCAAACTGGGGATAACACCACTCAGTGAGCTCAAACAGAACTTCAACAGGAGCTGGTACGACATGCAGACTTCCACTGC GTACAAAAAGACGTCAGAGACGTTGAGCACGGCAGGGCAGAAGACATCAGCAGCTTTCACCACATTGGGAACAGCCATCAGCAGGAAGTTTGGGGATATGAG GAACTCGCCCAGTTTCAAGTCCTTTGAGGAGAAGGTTGAAAGCACCGTTTCCAACATAAAG ACCAAGGTAGGAAGCCAAGGAGGTGGAGGGAGTTTTGAGGAGGTGCTGTCTTCAGCCGCCCACGCCAGTGCCCAAGAAACACCCAGCAACAACCTGTCTGAGAGCAGTGATCATGAGCGGACCTGCTAG
- the LOC129825056 gene encoding tumor protein D53-like isoform X6: METRQQELYSSVLSDSSVLSDGAGEWERGQGHLRTGLLDPEPLTEVDEEMVSEVDLYNTVTDEEREEILSELTKLEEEISTLRQVLASKEKHHSDLKAKLGITPLSELKQNFNRSWYDMQTSTAYKKTSETLSTAGQKTSAAFTTLGTAISRKFGDMSYSIRHSMSMPVMRNSPSFKSFEEKVESTVSNIKTKVGSQGGGGSFEEVLSSAAHASAQETPSNNLSESSDHERTC; the protein is encoded by the exons ATGGAGACCAGACAACAGG AGTTGTACTCTAGTGTACTGAGCGACTCTAGTGTACTGAGCGATGGTGCAGGGGAATGGG AGAGAGGACAAGGACATCTCAGGACAGG TTTGCTGGACCCAGAGCCTCTAACAGAAGTAGATGAAGAAATGGTGTCAGAAGTGGACCTCTACAACACTGTGAccgatgaggagagggaggaaatatTGAGTGAACTCACTAAG TTAGAGGAAGAAATCTCCACCCTGAGGCAAGTGTTGGCCTCCAAAGAGAAACACCACTCAGACCTCAAAGCCAAACTGGGGATAACACCACTCAGTGAGCTCAAACAGAACTTCAACAGGAGCTGGTACGACATGCAGACTTCCACTGC GTACAAAAAGACGTCAGAGACGTTGAGCACGGCAGGGCAGAAGACATCAGCAGCTTTCACCACATTGGGAACAGCCATCAGCAGGAAGTTTGGGGATATGAG CTACTCTATCCGCCACTCAATGAGCATGCCCGTTATGAG GAACTCGCCCAGTTTCAAGTCCTTTGAGGAGAAGGTTGAAAGCACCGTTTCCAACATAAAG ACCAAGGTAGGAAGCCAAGGAGGTGGAGGGAGTTTTGAGGAGGTGCTGTCTTCAGCCGCCCACGCCAGTGCCCAAGAAACACCCAGCAACAACCTGTCTGAGAGCAGTGATCATGAGCGGACCTGCTAG